One genomic segment of Belonocnema kinseyi isolate 2016_QV_RU_SX_M_011 chromosome 2, B_treatae_v1, whole genome shotgun sequence includes these proteins:
- the LOC117168532 gene encoding zinc finger protein 85-like, with the protein MSLKLCTVYIRGDDISKSEPKVRGSKNQKFQDSNTEMKYTCTKCARTYKRKQTLTFHCKYECGVMPQFSCKLCGKLFKRKYDMNIHVDHVHHKTRSRKSVSMHKCDICPRSYIWPNDLTRHKRTGHGSVVPQFFYDSCEYKTNMKRNLLKHIASSHLKISKSRHNCDKCSRSYNTISTLNRHKRLEHAIVIPQFDCDWCEYKTERKEDLSKHIISRHLQTSETRHSCDKCSRSYKWPYGLNRHKLLEHAAVMPQFTCDICYFKAKHKYVLSNHITLKHVNN; encoded by the coding sequence ATGAGTCTTAAATTGTGTACCGTTTATATAAGAGGAGATGATATTTCAAAATCTGAGCCCAAAGTACGGGGCTCGAAGAATCAGAAGTTTCAGGATTCAAATACGGAAATGAAGTACACATGCACCAAGTGTGCTAGAACCTATAAACGTAAACAGACTTTGACCTTTCATTGCAAATACGAATGTGGCGTCATGCCACAATTCAGTTGTAAATTGTGCGGCAAACTGTTTAAACGGAAATATGACATGAATATTCATGTCGATCACGTACATCACAAGACAAGATCAAGGAAGTCGGTATCAATGCATAAATGTGACATATGTCCTCGAAGTTACATTTGGCCGAATGATTTAACTCGACATAAACGTACAGGACATGGATCAGTCGTACcacaatttttttacgattctTGCGAATATAAAACGAAtatgaaaagaaatttgttaaaacacATTGCTTCATCTCATTTAAAGATATCGAAATCGAGGCATAATTGCGACAAATGTTCTCGAAGTTACAATACGATAAGTACTTTAAATCGGCATAAACGTTTAGAGCATGCAATAGTTATACCACAATTTGATTGTGATTGGTGCGAGTATAAAACGGAACGGAAAGAAGATTTATCGAAACACATTATTTCCCGGCACTTACAGACATCGGAAACAAGGCATAGTTGCGACAAATGTTCGCGAAGTTACAAATGGCCATATGGTTTAAATCGACATAAACTTTTAGAACATGCAGCAGTCATGCCACAATTTACTTGCGATATTTGCTATTTCAAAGCTAAACACAAATATGTCTTGTCAAATCATATTACTTTAAAACATGTCAATAATTAA
- the LOC117182801 gene encoding zinc finger protein 98-like gives MLQDKDQNHQHSASSKTKSLQRVSKISADKLVGEPFSVLRSTEFSKFKTVFVKQEEEEHNLIYGGMQIDKNSITTEISSANNFRAKDLSCLIEYDNDESLDIKEEIIQDQAKVTGQKYDDKYERKKKKQGIKILNHKPENEYKKRDTVPLFGCKFCGKQFTRTHYLSRHVKRVHLKSNTQTSKSTYKCDKCSRSYNWPYGLKRHKLLEHGSVTPQFTCDICEFKTKRKDTLSFHIISKHLNK, from the exons ATGCTACAGGATAAGGATCAAAATC ATCAACATAGTGCTTCAAGTAAAACTAAAAGTTTACAAAGGGTTTCGAAAATATCAGCAGACAAACTAGTTGGTGAACCGTTTTCTGTTCTTCGCAGcactgaattttcgaaatttaaaactgtttttgtaaaaCAAGAGGAGGAAGAGCATAATCTTATTTATGGAGGAATGCAAATAGATAAAAACTCTATAACCACTGAAATTTCTTCTGCCAATAATTTTAGAGCCAAAGATTTATCTTGCCTAATTGAATACGACAATGACGAATCTTTAGATATCAAGGAAGAAATAATCCAAG atcaAGCGAAAGTCACAGGCCAGAAATATGATGACAAATATGAGCGGAAGAAAAAGAAGCAGGgaattaagattttaaatcataaaccagaaaatgaatacaaaaaacgCGATACCGTGCCACTTTTCGGGTGTAAATTCTGCGGCAAACAATTTACGCGAACACATTACTTGAGTCGACACGTAAAACGAGTACATCTTAAATCAAACACACAAACATCGAAATCCACCTATAAATGCGACAAATGTTCTCGAAGTTACAATTGGCCATATGGTTTAAAACGACATAAACTTTTAGAACATGGGTCTGTTACACCGCAATTCACTTGCGATATTTGCGAATTCAAAACTAAACGCAAAGATACCTTGTcatttcatattatttcaaaacatctcAATAAGTAA
- the LOC117182802 gene encoding zinc finger protein 701-like, which produces MTKLLDIKEKIIQVNKRSDSMDTGISSIRDYKEYLIKYQELLTNNEKDFAFKIESGNEATLEIKEEIVEDYRNLLNRGIKPSDNRNYQSEVPEMHQSKTKQKIFESNVESEKKYKCEKCARTYGQKKDLNRHRKFECDVIPQFRCNFCGKLFKRIGTMSSHVDRVHHKTYLHTSKPGHTCDQCSRSYRSLGGLYQHKRLDHGANKPQFICYFCGHKTNQKSNLSKHITARHSL; this is translated from the exons taaataaaaggAGTGATTCGATGGATACAGGCATAAGTTCAATAAGAGACTATAaagaatatcttataaaataccaGGAACTGCTTACAAATAATGAAAAGGATTTCGCTTTCAAAATTGAATCTGGTAATGAAGCAACTTTGGAAATCAAGGAAGAAATTGTCGAAG ATTATCGAAATTTATTGAATAGAGGAATAAAACCAAGTGATAATCGAAACTATCAATCAGAAGTACCTGAAATGCATCAgagcaaaacaaaacaaaaaatttttgaatcaaatgtgGAATCAGAAAAGAAATACAAATGTGAAAAATGTGCGCGAACCTATGGACAGAAAAAGGATTTGAATCGTCATCGAAAATTTGAATGCGACGTCATCCCACAGTTTAGATGTAATTTTTGTGGCAAACTATTCAAACGGATAGGTACCATGAGTTCTCATGTGGATCGTGTGCATCATAAAACATACTTGCATACCTCAAAACCAGGGCATACTTGTGACCAATGCTCTCGAAGTTATCGTTCATTAGGTGGTTTATATCAACATAAGCGTTTAGACCATGGAGCAAATAAACCGCAATTTATTTGCTATTTTTGCGGACATAAAAcgaatcaaaaatcaaatttgtcaAAACATATTACTGCACGCCACTCACTGTAg